The genomic window AAGGCATCGGGCTGCGGCCGTTCTCCATCGCCCATGTCGAGCAGCCTTGGCGCACGCCGCGTACGCCCGGCGATCTCACCATCCGCTGGACGCGCCGGTCCCGCGCGCTGTCCGCCGACAGCTGGGGCGCGGCCGAGGCGGCTCTCGCAGAGGAAACCGAGGCCTACAAGGTCGAGCTCCTCGACGGCGCCACGGTGAAGCGCGTGCTGAGCACGGCCACCACCAGCGCGCTCTACACCGCCGCCCAGCAGACCGCCGACTGGGGCGCGCCGCTCGGCCCCGGCGACACGCTCGACATCCGCATCTACCAGCTCTCCGCCCTCGTCGGGCGGGGCGCGCCGAAAACCGTCACGCTCACGTTCTGAAGGCCATCCCATGTCCGACGCCACGACCAATCTCCTGCTGCCCTACATCCTGGCGGCGCAGGCCCAGAAGCATGTCAGCCATAACGAGGCGCTGCGGATCCTCGACGGGCTCGTCCAGCTTTCCGTTCTGGATCGCGACCTGACCAGCCCGCCCGGCTCTCCGGCCGACGGGGATCGCTACATCGTCGGCTCGGGCGCAACCGGGGACTGGGCGGGCTGGGACCTGAACGTCGCGCTGTGGGCCGACGGAGTATGGGTCCGCCTGCCGCCGCGGGCCGGCTGGCGGTCCTGGATCGAGGATGAAGGCACGCTGCTCGTTTATGACGGCTCTAATTGGGTCAGCACGACGCCAACGGCCCTGCAGAACTTGGAGTTGCTCGGGATCGGCACCACGGCGGATGCGTCGAACCCGTTCTCGGCCAAGCTGAATGCCGCGCTCTGGACGGCCAGGACCGTGGCCGAGGGCGGCACCGGTGATCTGTTCTACACCATGAACAAGGAGGCGGCTGGCGACGATCTCGGGCTGACGCTGCAGACCGGCTTCGTAACCAAGGCGCTGCTTGGGCTCTTCGGCTCGGACAAGTTCCGGCTCGCGGTTTCGGCTGATGGCACGAGTTTCTTTGACGGGCTCATCGTCGATAACGCGAACGGCATTGTCGACCAGCCTCGGCTGCCCCGCTTCAAGGCGTACACGAACTTCGACAACTACGTCGCGGTCGACACCTGGACGAAGATCGGCATCAACAACACGGACTACAATGACCAAGGCGCCTTCGACGCCGGCAACAATCGTTTCGTCGCGTCAGTCGGCGGCACCTACCTCTTCGGCGCGACGCTTCTCTACAAGGTCAATTCCAGCACCACGGCGCGAATGCGCGGGCGGCTGGTACTGAACAGCGCCACCGAAATCAGAGGCTCCTTCGGCGAGGTCAGCGGAGGACACGTTTCGGAGGCGACTGCTCTCTGGCTGCAAACGATGGTGACATTAACCGCAGGCGACACTGTCGAGCTGCAGGGGTATTTCCGGGTCGCGGACGGCTACTTCGCCGCCGACCACACGTCCTTCTGGGGCTGCAAGATCGGCTGAGCGACGGAAGGAGGATCCCGATGACACCACCCCGGTCCGATGGCTTCGTGCGCATGCCCGACGCCGAGTTCGAGGCGATCCTGACCCGGGCAGCGGAGGAAGGCGCGAAGCGCGCGCTGGCCGACGTCGGGCTCGACGGCGACGAGGCCGCGCTCGACATCCGCGATCTGCGCTCCCTGGTGGACTGCATCCGGCTGGTCCGCCGCACCGCCATGCAGACCGCCGTCCGCATGATCACCACCGGCGTCATGCTT from Georhizobium profundi includes these protein-coding regions:
- a CDS encoding DUF2793 domain-containing protein, whose amino-acid sequence is MSDATTNLLLPYILAAQAQKHVSHNEALRILDGLVQLSVLDRDLTSPPGSPADGDRYIVGSGATGDWAGWDLNVALWADGVWVRLPPRAGWRSWIEDEGTLLVYDGSNWVSTTPTALQNLELLGIGTTADASNPFSAKLNAALWTARTVAEGGTGDLFYTMNKEAAGDDLGLTLQTGFVTKALLGLFGSDKFRLAVSADGTSFFDGLIVDNANGIVDQPRLPRFKAYTNFDNYVAVDTWTKIGINNTDYNDQGAFDAGNNRFVASVGGTYLFGATLLYKVNSSTTARMRGRLVLNSATEIRGSFGEVSGGHVSEATALWLQTMVTLTAGDTVELQGYFRVADGYFAADHTSFWGCKIG
- a CDS encoding DUF6127 family protein encodes the protein MTPPRSDGFVRMPDAEFEAILTRAAEEGAKRALADVGLDGDEAALDIRDLRSLVDCIRLVRRTAMQTAVRMITTGVMLALLAGIAIKLKIFGGGP